From a single Nicotiana tomentosiformis chromosome 2, ASM39032v3, whole genome shotgun sequence genomic region:
- the LOC104095480 gene encoding trypsin inhibitor 1-like, which yields MEKLAHVVAFLLLASLFQPLMSQSDGCPGVKKETWPELLGVPAKLARETIQKEEPTLTNVQTVLNGRFVTQDFRCDRVRLWVNVLDFVVQTPRVG from the exons ATGGAGAAGTTAGCTCACGTGGTTGCTTTCTTGCTTCTTGCATCTC TCTTTCAACCTCTCATGTCTCAGTCCGATGGTTGCCCAG GAGTGAAAAAGGAGACATGGCCAGAACTTCTTGGGGTACCAGCCAAGTTAGCAAGGGAAACAATTCAAAAGGAAGAACCAACACTAACTAATGTTCAAACTGTACTGAATGGGAGATTTGTGACACAAGATTTTAGATGTGATCGAGTTCGTCTTTGGGTTAATGTGTTGGACTTTGTCGTACA